One genomic region from Fictibacillus marinisediminis encodes:
- a CDS encoding phosphotransferase family protein yields MEHILGKGWQIMPAGGATGEAYQAKYEDQTLFLKRNSSPFLAVLSAEGIVPKLLWTKRLGNGDVITAQKWLNGRELKASEMLNDGIGRLLGRIHKSSELLDMLKRLGKQPLTPDLIIDDIETKIQAEQVCPPKIKEAVRYLKLQKNVIQHDDKVVCHCDVNHNNWLLSETNELYLIDWDGAMIADPALDLGMLLYWYIPRENWSKWLSTYGVELTVDLQRRMHWYIIAQTILSVFWHSERKQEAEKEYWYNFLKQVLQESYYIN; encoded by the coding sequence TTGGAACACATACTAGGCAAGGGCTGGCAGATTATGCCGGCTGGTGGGGCAACAGGAGAAGCATATCAAGCTAAATATGAAGATCAGACTCTTTTTCTAAAGCGCAATTCGTCACCTTTTCTCGCGGTACTTTCTGCGGAAGGAATTGTTCCGAAATTATTATGGACAAAAAGATTGGGCAACGGAGATGTAATTACGGCACAAAAGTGGCTGAACGGAAGGGAATTAAAAGCATCTGAAATGCTGAATGATGGCATAGGGAGACTTTTAGGCAGAATACATAAGTCTTCTGAACTTCTTGATATGTTAAAACGCTTGGGTAAACAGCCGCTCACTCCTGATCTGATTATTGATGATATTGAAACGAAAATCCAGGCTGAACAGGTATGTCCTCCAAAAATAAAGGAGGCTGTCCGTTATTTAAAATTGCAAAAAAACGTCATCCAGCATGACGATAAAGTCGTCTGCCATTGTGACGTTAATCATAATAACTGGCTGCTGAGCGAAACCAACGAGTTATATCTTATAGACTGGGATGGTGCGATGATTGCTGATCCCGCACTTGATCTTGGTATGCTTCTATACTGGTATATTCCTCGTGAAAATTGGTCTAAATGGCTGTCCACGTATGGAGTCGAACTAACGGTGGACCTTCAGCGGAGAATGCATTGGTATATTATCGCACAAACCATTTTGTCGGTATTTTGGCACAGTGAGAGAAAACAGGAAGCTGAAAAAGAATACTGGTACAATTTTTTAAAGCAAGTCTTGCAGGAAAGCTATTATATAAATTAA
- the pulA gene encoding type I pullulanase: MEAEQIEAYLDTFTMVTLVIFTEVPREAYFYVTDLERVYPLKKISEQRLEDRLLFHMVLDQKIPIHRDYWVVCPNGGRIPLKTGAVVRTKEFDEVFAYEKSDLGTLYTSEKTIFKVWAPTASSVRLKLFTSVSTAFEHPMRLGDRGVWETEVAGDCHLNEYCYLVRVNHAVNEAVDPYAKAVTINGKRGVVIDLSKTDPEGWDTALSPPPIKKTDSIIYEVHVRDFSIHPLSGMQHKGKFLAFTETGTAGPGHSVTGIDHLKKLGVTHVQLLPVNDYGSIDETKADTEYNWGYDPLHFNVPEGSYATDPADPISRIKEFKALISSMHVNGLRVIMDVVYNHVFIRETSDFEKIVPGYYFRFDYGGNPVNGTGVGNDTASERYMMRKFMMDSVMFWTKEYKVDGFRFDLMGIHDIKTMNEIYRELSEVNPAVFILGEGWKMNTWLDEDQKACIDSADKMPGISFFNDRFRDHVKGNIFHDALEGFINGDASQIAGMYENASGNSGEHGLFITPGQSINYIECHDNHTLWDRLRALHPYEEETVLRKRHLLGTALAIFSQGVPFIHAGQEFFRTKQGDGNSYKSGDIINRLDWERKAKYEADVQYVAELIQIRKKHPAFRIDEPEIIADCLSLLQYLPDGLFGYMIKNIGELDSWRHIILLYNGHQIEKVYQLPFPGQWTVTAEAMEVKEDGLYKTDDETLIIPPLGFTMAVQYSEKF; the protein is encoded by the coding sequence GTGGAAGCAGAACAGATCGAAGCTTATCTTGATACATTTACAATGGTCACACTCGTCATTTTTACCGAAGTGCCGAGGGAGGCCTATTTTTACGTGACGGACCTTGAAAGGGTTTACCCATTAAAAAAGATTTCTGAACAGCGGTTGGAGGACCGGCTGCTTTTTCATATGGTGCTTGATCAGAAAATTCCTATCCACCGGGATTATTGGGTTGTGTGCCCTAACGGAGGAAGGATCCCGTTAAAGACGGGGGCGGTTGTAAGAACAAAAGAGTTTGATGAAGTCTTCGCGTATGAAAAAAGTGATCTTGGCACTTTGTATACCTCTGAAAAAACCATTTTTAAAGTTTGGGCGCCGACAGCTTCTTCTGTACGGCTGAAGCTGTTTACAAGTGTAAGTACAGCCTTTGAACACCCGATGAGATTGGGAGATAGAGGGGTATGGGAAACGGAGGTAGCAGGTGATTGCCATTTAAATGAATATTGTTACCTTGTCAGAGTAAATCATGCGGTTAATGAAGCTGTGGACCCCTATGCGAAAGCCGTAACGATCAATGGAAAAAGGGGAGTTGTGATCGACTTAAGCAAGACTGATCCTGAGGGCTGGGATACTGCTCTTTCCCCTCCTCCCATCAAAAAGACGGACAGTATCATATATGAAGTCCATGTCAGGGATTTTTCCATTCATCCGTTAAGCGGCATGCAGCATAAAGGTAAATTCCTTGCGTTTACAGAAACAGGCACTGCAGGTCCTGGCCATTCAGTTACAGGAATCGATCACTTGAAAAAGCTGGGTGTTACGCATGTCCAGCTTTTGCCCGTCAATGATTACGGCAGTATTGATGAAACAAAGGCAGATACGGAGTACAACTGGGGTTATGATCCACTGCATTTCAATGTTCCTGAAGGCTCTTATGCGACCGATCCCGCAGATCCGATTTCAAGAATCAAGGAATTTAAAGCACTGATTTCATCTATGCACGTAAATGGTCTTCGTGTCATTATGGATGTTGTTTATAATCATGTTTTTATCAGGGAGACATCTGATTTTGAAAAGATTGTGCCTGGCTATTACTTTAGGTTTGATTATGGGGGGAACCCTGTCAATGGAACAGGCGTAGGAAATGATACAGCCTCAGAACGATATATGATGAGGAAATTCATGATGGATTCAGTGATGTTTTGGACGAAAGAATATAAAGTAGATGGTTTCCGATTTGATTTAATGGGTATTCATGATATCAAAACGATGAACGAAATTTACAGGGAACTTTCGGAAGTAAATCCTGCTGTATTTATTTTAGGAGAAGGCTGGAAGATGAATACGTGGCTGGATGAAGACCAAAAGGCATGTATTGATTCTGCAGATAAGATGCCGGGAATCTCATTCTTTAATGATCGTTTCCGTGACCATGTTAAAGGGAATATCTTTCATGACGCACTTGAAGGATTTATTAATGGGGACGCTTCCCAAATTGCAGGGATGTATGAAAATGCATCGGGAAATTCGGGAGAGCACGGATTGTTCATAACACCGGGCCAAAGCATTAATTATATTGAATGCCATGATAACCACACGTTATGGGACCGGCTTCGTGCGCTGCATCCCTATGAAGAAGAGACAGTCCTGCGAAAACGGCATTTGCTCGGTACAGCACTCGCTATCTTTTCACAGGGAGTTCCATTCATTCATGCCGGCCAAGAATTTTTCAGGACAAAACAAGGAGACGGCAACAGCTATAAATCGGGTGATATTATCAACAGGCTTGATTGGGAACGGAAAGCAAAATATGAAGCAGACGTACAATATGTGGCTGAACTCATTCAAATTAGAAAGAAGCATCCCGCCTTCCGAATCGATGAACCTGAGATAATTGCCGACTGCTTATCTCTTCTTCAATACCTGCCTGATGGATTGTTCGGGTACATGATCAAAAACATAGGCGAGCTGGATTCATGGAGACATATTATCCTTTTATACAACGGCCATCAGATCGAGAAGGTTTACCAGCTGCCGTTTCCAGGCCAATGGACAGTTACGGCAGAGGCAATGGAAGTGAAAGAGGATGGGCTGTATAAAACAGATGACGAGACGCTCATCATTCCGCCACTTGGATTTACAATGGCCGTTCAGTATAGCGAAAAATTTTAA
- a CDS encoding diacylglycerol/lipid kinase family protein encodes MKLYLFIIHANNKKAQKTWKAVKEILSAEDVPYRSYYTESEGHALEIAKKISYINRDQIEAIITVGGDGTIHEVINGLKDMPEVPVGFLPGGSGNDIIRGLGFNKKKSLAYILKRRLLNKRNPNKIIDAGVLSFPGNKRRKELFVSTAGIGFDGEVTKLTNRSWYKKWFQRFGAGNFAYTVSMFRLLFSYKPVDAAVTVDGCEHQFSSVWLIAAGNMPYYGGGMKICPSARPDDGLLELCIVHGLHPLKLLFLFVTVFSGNHKELDGVTILEGRRISIASKVPLTVQADGELLGTTPVECYVIPSALSIKV; translated from the coding sequence ATGAAACTCTATTTATTTATTATTCATGCAAACAATAAAAAGGCTCAAAAAACCTGGAAGGCCGTAAAAGAGATTCTTTCGGCCGAGGATGTTCCTTACCGCTCCTACTATACGGAGAGTGAGGGTCATGCGCTTGAAATTGCCAAAAAGATCTCTTACATCAATCGGGATCAGATCGAAGCTATCATTACCGTAGGCGGGGATGGGACCATCCATGAAGTAATCAACGGACTGAAGGATATGCCTGAAGTACCTGTCGGCTTTCTCCCAGGCGGATCTGGCAATGACATTATTCGGGGATTGGGGTTCAATAAGAAAAAGAGTCTGGCTTATATTTTAAAAAGACGCCTTTTAAATAAACGGAACCCTAATAAAATCATCGACGCTGGAGTTCTCAGCTTTCCAGGCAATAAAAGACGAAAAGAATTATTTGTGAGTACAGCCGGAATCGGGTTTGACGGGGAAGTGACCAAGCTGACCAATCGATCATGGTACAAGAAATGGTTCCAGCGCTTCGGTGCAGGAAACTTTGCCTATACCGTAAGCATGTTCCGTCTTCTTTTTTCCTATAAACCGGTCGATGCTGCCGTTACTGTGGATGGCTGCGAGCACCAGTTTTCATCGGTTTGGCTGATTGCTGCCGGCAATATGCCCTATTATGGGGGAGGAATGAAAATATGCCCTTCTGCAAGGCCTGATGATGGCCTGCTTGAGCTGTGTATCGTCCACGGCTTGCACCCATTAAAGCTGCTATTTCTCTTTGTTACCGTATTCTCGGGTAACCATAAGGAGCTGGATGGTGTAACCATTCTCGAAGGAAGACGGATCTCCATAGCAAGTAAAGTGCCGTTAACGGTTCAGGCGGATGGAGAATTGCTCGGCACAACACCTGTTGAATGTTACGTTATTCCCTCTGCACTGTCTATAAAAGTTTAA
- a CDS encoding LrgB family protein has translation MFWTSLIFILVTVLLFIAMKKVYEKWNSPFLIPVLTTTFVMILLLLITHIPYEKYMAGGKWIEELLGPGVVALAYPLYLYRESLKRHLVSIIAGVFTGTLVGVLTVFLFASAIGTNKRIILSMLPKSVTTPVAMEIARLTHGSPALASVFVIIAGISGAVFAPRWFNWLRLKTPLARGLGIGTSSHAIGTSKAMEFGEETAAYSSVAMGLSCIIASVLVPLFAAWFL, from the coding sequence ATGTTTTGGACTAGTCTTATCTTTATTCTCGTAACTGTGCTCCTTTTTATCGCTATGAAAAAGGTATATGAAAAATGGAACTCGCCTTTTCTTATCCCTGTTCTGACGACGACGTTTGTCATGATCCTGCTTCTCCTTATCACTCATATTCCTTATGAGAAGTACATGGCAGGAGGAAAATGGATTGAAGAGCTGCTCGGACCTGGTGTGGTAGCTCTCGCTTATCCTCTGTATTTATACAGAGAAAGTTTAAAACGCCACCTTGTATCCATAATTGCAGGCGTATTTACAGGTACCCTTGTAGGTGTTCTTACTGTTTTTCTCTTTGCAAGTGCGATCGGAACGAACAAAAGGATCATCCTCTCCATGCTTCCGAAATCTGTAACCACACCAGTTGCGATGGAGATTGCCCGATTAACCCATGGCTCACCTGCACTTGCTTCTGTTTTTGTAATTATTGCCGGAATTTCCGGTGCCGTGTTTGCGCCAAGGTGGTTCAACTGGCTGAGGCTGAAGACTCCCCTGGCCAGGGGATTAGGAATCGGAACGTCATCCCATGCGATCGGCACATCCAAAGCGATGGAGTTCGGTGAAGAAACAGCTGCATACAGTTCAGTGGCAATGGGATTGAGCTGCATTATTGCTTCTGTTCTCGTGCCGCTTTTTGCGGCATGGTTTTTATAG
- a CDS encoding CidA/LrgA family protein has protein sequence MKAFVIVFQIGVLYLFHMLGVWISESLHLFIPGSVVGMILLFIALCTGKFKSTWVSSGAQFMLAYLPLFFIPVTVGIMNYPALFSVKGLLLIAATAVSTFLVVAATGWSSERLMSKKESVSNVLD, from the coding sequence TTGAAAGCCTTTGTGATTGTATTCCAGATTGGTGTTCTGTATTTGTTTCATATGCTTGGTGTTTGGATATCAGAAAGCTTGCATTTATTCATTCCGGGAAGTGTCGTCGGAATGATTTTATTGTTTATAGCCCTCTGTACAGGGAAATTTAAAAGCACCTGGGTGAGCTCAGGTGCGCAATTTATGCTAGCCTATCTGCCGCTGTTCTTTATACCTGTCACTGTAGGAATCATGAACTATCCAGCCCTTTTTTCCGTGAAAGGACTGCTGCTCATAGCCGCAACGGCGGTATCTACATTTTTAGTTGTAGCTGCCACAGGCTGGTCGAGTGAACGTCTCATGTCAAAGAAGGAGTCTGTCAGCAATGTTTTGGACTAG
- the thpR gene encoding RNA 2',3'-cyclic phosphodiesterase, with product MNRHIFAAVPIPSHVKSTIGELSEVLKEKLPFKQWVHQEDLHLTLAFLGQTSQNQLINLKESFHMNLHDLPSFSLTVSRAGFFGKLDQPRIFWLGVDEEAGLFTLQKTVHGLCQKAGFPVETRPFSPHITLAKRWGDADAAINSVFDENMINPVAGLTFEVRSIVLYETHLDKKPKYKVIEEFNLKGEDEH from the coding sequence ATGAATAGACATATTTTTGCTGCCGTTCCAATTCCTTCTCATGTAAAAAGCACGATTGGTGAATTATCCGAAGTGCTCAAAGAAAAGCTTCCTTTTAAACAATGGGTTCATCAAGAGGATCTGCATCTCACGCTGGCTTTTCTTGGACAAACCAGTCAAAATCAGCTTATCAATCTAAAAGAATCGTTTCATATGAATCTTCATGATCTTCCATCTTTTTCTCTCACGGTATCAAGAGCAGGATTTTTCGGCAAGCTGGACCAGCCCCGTATATTCTGGCTCGGAGTAGATGAGGAGGCGGGCCTTTTTACTTTGCAGAAAACAGTACACGGCCTATGCCAGAAAGCGGGCTTTCCGGTAGAAACCAGGCCGTTTTCCCCCCATATTACTCTTGCTAAGAGGTGGGGGGACGCTGATGCTGCCATTAATAGCGTTTTTGATGAAAACATGATCAATCCGGTTGCCGGGCTGACGTTTGAAGTTCGTTCCATTGTGCTTTACGAAACTCACCTGGATAAAAAGCCTAAGTATAAAGTCATCGAAGAGTTTAATCTTAAAGGAGAGGACGAACATTGA
- the cysK gene encoding cysteine synthase A produces MKVVQNIAELIGDTPLVRLNHIPDPDGASVYVKLEYYNPSRSLKDRAAYNMLIEAEKSGQLKPGDTIIEPTSGNTGIGLAMNAAARGYKSVIVMPDTMTTERINLLKAYGAQVVLTPGDEKMPGAINKARELLAENPENSFMPMQFENAANPDAHRTTTAVEIIEAMQELKKSLSAFVAPAGTGGTITGTGETLKAAFPDMTVHVVEPAGSPVLSGGKPGKHKLVGTSPGFIPSILNQNVYDEIIKVEDEPAYTTVRRLAAEEGILVGPSSGAAVYGAVQTAQKLSKDDVVVCITCDSGERYLSSDLFQFE; encoded by the coding sequence ATGAAAGTTGTTCAAAACATAGCCGAATTAATTGGTGATACTCCTCTTGTCCGATTGAATCATATACCTGACCCAGACGGGGCCTCCGTCTACGTGAAACTCGAATATTATAATCCAAGCCGGAGCCTAAAGGACCGGGCTGCCTATAACATGCTCATTGAAGCGGAAAAATCAGGTCAATTAAAGCCTGGGGATACGATTATTGAACCGACATCCGGAAACACGGGAATCGGTCTGGCGATGAACGCGGCAGCCCGAGGATACAAGTCAGTGATCGTTATGCCAGATACAATGACAACCGAAAGAATCAATCTTCTCAAAGCTTATGGTGCACAAGTCGTTCTCACACCAGGAGATGAAAAGATGCCTGGGGCCATCAATAAGGCAAGAGAACTGCTGGCCGAAAACCCTGAAAACAGTTTTATGCCAATGCAGTTCGAAAACGCGGCCAATCCAGATGCCCACCGCACGACCACTGCCGTTGAAATCATTGAGGCGATGCAAGAGCTGAAAAAGTCCTTGAGCGCCTTCGTTGCTCCTGCCGGCACGGGCGGTACCATTACCGGGACTGGCGAAACACTAAAAGCGGCTTTCCCCGACATGACGGTGCATGTGGTTGAGCCGGCGGGTTCTCCTGTTTTATCAGGAGGCAAACCAGGCAAGCATAAGCTGGTAGGAACCAGCCCTGGTTTCATACCGTCAATCTTAAATCAGAACGTCTATGACGAAATCATAAAAGTAGAGGATGAACCGGCCTATACGACCGTCAGAAGACTCGCTGCAGAAGAAGGCATCCTCGTCGGCCCATCGTCCGGTGCAGCAGTCTATGGTGCCGTTCAAACCGCCCAAAAGCTTTCCAAGGATGACGTTGTTGTCTGTATCACCTGTGATTCTGGAGAGCGTTATCTATCCAGTGATTTGTTCCAATTCGAATAA
- a CDS encoding MFS transporter: MVSQKRTSLSMKCFYLFTFFAFGSLFPLLGIYFKEEAGLSGTEIGTLMSLSPIVMIFAQPMWGIITDYTKKPKHVLAVSLLLTGLIGYAVLFIGTYGWLFIILILLALFQSAIVPISDSILLNYVNQTKQEYGNYRLFGAIGFAVAVFIMGKLSEMSGISIIFYSFALSLLLCLLLIRTMPREGEMLKVDLRSGLSALIRMPKYMVFLVTTFLIFGPIFANNFYFSFYIQGIGGTLTGVGIAFLLAAGSEAPFMKLSGIALRKYGVIQIMMFAAAVSGLRWTFYFFQPSITVVLLTTVVQGFSVGLFIPAAMEYIRENTPSDVRATAVSLYTAVGNGLGSWFCTFLGGMIFEKYSIFNTYLFFGILSFAGLFMIGILMRLQSRDKKLGLSSGV; this comes from the coding sequence GTGGTTAGTCAGAAAAGAACTTCTTTAAGCATGAAATGTTTTTATTTATTTACTTTCTTTGCCTTTGGAAGCTTGTTTCCTTTGCTCGGCATTTACTTCAAGGAAGAAGCAGGGCTTTCGGGAACTGAGATCGGTACGTTAATGTCATTGAGCCCTATAGTGATGATTTTTGCGCAGCCGATGTGGGGAATTATTACAGATTATACGAAAAAGCCAAAGCATGTACTCGCTGTATCGCTTCTTCTTACGGGATTAATCGGCTATGCCGTGCTGTTTATTGGCACGTACGGTTGGCTGTTCATCATACTGATCCTGCTGGCGTTATTTCAAAGTGCGATCGTACCGATATCAGACAGTATTCTTTTGAATTACGTAAACCAGACTAAGCAGGAGTACGGGAATTACCGGCTGTTTGGGGCGATTGGTTTTGCAGTAGCTGTATTTATTATGGGGAAGTTATCGGAAATGTCGGGCATTTCCATCATCTTTTATTCTTTCGCTCTAAGCTTGCTTCTTTGTTTGCTGCTGATTAGAACCATGCCGAGAGAAGGTGAGATGCTAAAAGTGGATTTGCGTTCTGGCCTTTCAGCCTTGATTAGAATGCCGAAGTATATGGTATTTTTAGTCACCACGTTTCTTATTTTTGGTCCTATCTTTGCGAACAATTTTTATTTCAGCTTTTATATCCAGGGAATTGGCGGAACCTTGACTGGAGTGGGTATCGCATTCCTGCTTGCAGCCGGCAGTGAAGCGCCATTCATGAAACTGTCGGGCATCGCCCTGAGAAAGTATGGTGTTATCCAAATCATGATGTTTGCGGCAGCGGTTTCCGGTTTAAGATGGACCTTTTATTTCTTTCAGCCGTCAATCACTGTTGTGCTCTTAACGACTGTTGTTCAGGGCTTTTCCGTCGGTTTGTTTATTCCGGCGGCTATGGAATACATTCGGGAAAATACTCCCTCTGATGTGCGGGCTACAGCGGTTTCCTTATATACTGCCGTAGGTAATGGACTCGGTTCATGGTTCTGTACGTTTTTGGGAGGCATGATCTTTGAAAAGTATTCAATCTTTAACACCTATCTTTTCTTCGGTATTCTTTCTTTTGCAGGCCTCTTTATGATTGGAATATTAATGCGGCTGCAGTCCAGAGATAAGAAGCTTGGGCTCAGTTCTGGAGTATAA
- the pepV gene encoding dipeptidase PepV, which produces MKNVNWKEEIEKRKENLLQDTQGLLQIRSVLEEDKAADKAPFGPGIEMALDYMLELGNAQGMQTKNVDGFAGHIEIGEGQELIGILCHLDVVPEGDGWTVDPFGGEIKDGKIFARGAIDDKGPTMAAFYGMKMIKELGLPLSKRVRLILGTDEESLWRCVDHYFKHEEMPSSGFAPDADFPIIHAEKGMLNIDLKQGAAAENCQHPNVLESFSSGLRLNMVPDQAEAVISGSEELEESFQQFLKSRNLTGSSSKNDVGLILTLIGKSAHGSTPEFGVNAGVLLASFLAGADLDEQGKAYIGFVKDHLGSISGEELGIKAEDNVSGILTVNPGVFDYSREAGGTIGLNIRYPVKHSGEMVLDTLQKLVDVKSFSLEVTKHTKPHFVDENHELVQTLKKVYEEQTGQPGNPIAIGGGTYARSLEAGVAFGALFPGREDVAHQKDEYMFLDDLFSAAAIYAQAIYELAR; this is translated from the coding sequence ATGAAAAATGTAAATTGGAAAGAAGAAATCGAAAAAAGGAAGGAAAATCTGCTTCAGGATACACAAGGCCTGCTGCAGATCAGGAGTGTGCTGGAGGAAGATAAAGCCGCTGATAAAGCTCCATTTGGGCCGGGGATTGAAATGGCATTGGATTATATGCTTGAACTGGGCAATGCACAGGGTATGCAGACTAAAAATGTTGACGGCTTTGCCGGCCATATTGAAATAGGAGAAGGACAAGAATTAATCGGAATTTTGTGCCATCTTGATGTTGTTCCCGAGGGTGATGGATGGACGGTGGATCCGTTCGGAGGAGAAATTAAGGATGGTAAGATCTTTGCCAGGGGTGCCATTGATGATAAAGGTCCAACGATGGCTGCGTTTTACGGGATGAAGATGATCAAGGAACTTGGCCTGCCTTTATCCAAGCGAGTCAGGCTGATCCTTGGAACGGATGAGGAAAGCCTATGGCGTTGTGTGGATCATTACTTTAAGCATGAAGAAATGCCTTCATCCGGGTTTGCGCCGGATGCCGATTTTCCAATTATCCATGCCGAGAAAGGGATGCTTAACATTGATTTAAAGCAGGGAGCTGCCGCAGAAAACTGCCAGCATCCTAATGTGCTTGAATCCTTTTCTTCTGGACTCAGGCTCAATATGGTGCCAGATCAGGCGGAAGCGGTGATCTCAGGCAGTGAAGAGCTTGAAGAAAGCTTTCAACAATTTTTAAAAAGCCGCAATTTAACTGGGTCCTCCTCCAAAAATGATGTTGGCCTGATACTAACTCTAATCGGGAAGTCTGCGCACGGAAGTACGCCTGAATTCGGTGTGAATGCGGGAGTCTTGCTTGCTTCATTTTTAGCTGGAGCAGATCTTGATGAACAGGGAAAAGCCTACATTGGTTTTGTTAAGGATCATCTTGGAAGCATTTCAGGTGAAGAGCTTGGGATTAAGGCAGAGGATAATGTTAGCGGAATTTTAACGGTAAATCCAGGGGTGTTTGATTACAGCCGGGAAGCGGGGGGGACCATCGGTCTGAATATAAGGTATCCTGTCAAGCATTCAGGTGAAATGGTATTGGATACACTTCAAAAACTGGTGGATGTAAAAAGTTTTTCCTTAGAGGTGACAAAGCATACGAAGCCTCATTTTGTAGATGAAAATCATGAGTTGGTCCAGACTTTAAAAAAGGTGTATGAAGAACAAACGGGCCAGCCTGGTAATCCGATCGCTATCGGAGGCGGGACATATGCACGGTCATTAGAAGCGGGTGTGGCGTTTGGGGCATTATTTCCTGGGAGGGAAGATGTTGCTCACCAAAAAGATGAATATATGTTCCTGGACGATTTATTCAGTGCTGCAGCCATTTATGCACAGGCTATTTATGAATTGGCCAGATAA
- a CDS encoding DeoR family transcriptional regulator produces the protein MSPSTNRMLNRVKSMYLFIKRKGTVTTRELVEEFGTTQRTIQRDLNVLAYNNLVTSPSRGLWQTTSKKVKVS, from the coding sequence TTGAGTCCTTCAACTAACCGTATGTTGAACCGTGTAAAATCCATGTATCTTTTTATAAAAAGGAAAGGGACTGTTACAACACGAGAATTGGTTGAAGAATTTGGGACTACGCAGCGCACTATCCAGAGGGATCTAAATGTATTGGCTTATAACAACCTGGTCACCAGCCCGAGCAGAGGCTTGTGGCAAACAACTTCTAAAAAAGTAAAAGTATCTTAA
- a CDS encoding PRC-barrel domain-containing protein, producing MLLKANDLLDKKVKHSETKEDNIDLSGILLNKYDFSLCYLSFEETVPADPGNEESFDPIDKNVLNMQAATSGIGSQSTPLSGTGYPVAARSYYKETYYIPWHDIISLDDDIVYQGNERQIEEPVECMASSIFDGWTVETIDGEKIGKIKDVILDTISKKAVAIEIAEGFWSKLLGEGNKYMPIAGEPNWVEEKWIVEPELKDHLVNEKEDIKPLF from the coding sequence ATGCTATTAAAAGCTAACGATTTACTCGATAAAAAAGTCAAGCACTCAGAAACAAAGGAAGATAACATTGACTTAAGTGGCATTCTTCTGAATAAATATGATTTTTCGCTCTGTTACCTGTCGTTTGAGGAAACAGTTCCGGCCGATCCCGGAAATGAAGAATCATTTGATCCTATTGATAAAAATGTGCTGAACATGCAAGCAGCAACGAGCGGCATCGGATCACAAAGCACACCGCTGAGCGGTACAGGCTATCCGGTCGCTGCAAGGTCTTATTATAAAGAAACGTATTATATTCCATGGCACGATATCATTTCACTTGATGACGACATTGTCTACCAGGGTAACGAACGTCAAATCGAAGAGCCTGTAGAGTGCATGGCCTCCTCCATATTTGATGGGTGGACGGTTGAAACCATTGACGGAGAAAAAATCGGCAAGATTAAAGATGTCATCCTTGATACCATTTCAAAAAAAGCAGTTGCCATTGAGATCGCTGAAGGGTTTTGGTCAAAGCTTTTAGGTGAAGGCAACAAATACATGCCGATCGCAGGCGAACCAAACTGGGTGGAAGAGAAGTGGATCGTTGAGCCTGAGCTCAAGGACCACTTAGTGAATGAAAAGGAAGACATAAAGCCGCTTTTTTAA
- a CDS encoding pseudouridine synthase, translating to MRIDKLLANMGFGTRKEVKQLLKKGAVLVDGIPVKDSKTKVNPEMQKVTVHGEEVVFKDTIYLMMNKPPGVISATEDHVQETVIDLLEEQDQILSPFPVGRLDKDTEGLLILTNDGQLSHSLLSPKKHVPKTYYAKIEGVVTQEDVDAFNDGVTLEDGYKTKPGALSILHSGEVSEIELIITEGKFHQVKRMFEAVGKKVTYLKRIQMGGLKLDEKLKLGEYRELTAEELERLLEREVF from the coding sequence ATGAGAATCGATAAATTATTAGCCAATATGGGATTCGGAACCAGAAAAGAAGTGAAACAGCTGCTAAAGAAGGGTGCTGTCCTCGTGGACGGAATACCTGTGAAAGACAGCAAGACAAAAGTGAATCCTGAAATGCAGAAGGTTACTGTACACGGAGAAGAAGTGGTCTTTAAAGATACCATTTACCTCATGATGAATAAACCGCCTGGGGTGATATCGGCAACGGAGGATCACGTACAGGAGACGGTCATCGATCTTTTGGAGGAGCAGGATCAAATTCTTTCACCTTTTCCTGTCGGCCGCCTGGATAAAGATACAGAAGGTCTCCTCATACTAACGAACGACGGACAATTGTCCCATTCGCTTTTATCCCCCAAAAAGCATGTACCTAAAACCTATTATGCGAAAATTGAAGGGGTTGTAACACAGGAAGATGTGGATGCGTTCAATGATGGAGTAACTCTTGAAGATGGATACAAGACCAAGCCTGGAGCTCTTTCTATCCTTCATTCTGGAGAGGTGTCAGAAATTGAGCTTATCATTACAGAAGGGAAATTTCATCAGGTGAAAAGAATGTTTGAAGCGGTCGGGAAAAAAGTCACCTATTTAAAGCGCATTCAAATGGGAGGACTTAAGCTTGATGAGAAGCTGAAGCTCGGAGAATACAGAGAACTGACAGCAGAAGAACTGGAACGTTTATTGGAGAGAGAGGTTTTTTAA